The following are from one region of the Wenzhouxiangella sp. XN201 genome:
- the fetB gene encoding iron export ABC transporter permease subunit FetB, with the protein MSSVIDLSWWQLALAAVLVLALAGSMWLTRLGLAGSLLIAAGRTVVQLALVGLVLEALFAVGALGWIALMALAMLLLAGREVMVRQKHRFTGGWAFGIGTVSMFVSAFSVTVLALVVVIGPDPWYSPQYAIPLLGMLLGNTMTGVALSLDRLTESAWRERALIEHRLMLGQTWVEAISEIRRNAMRSGMIPIINAMAAAGLVSLPGMMTGQILAGSPPALAVKYQILIMFTIAAGTGFGTMAAVSMGSRRLFDKRERLRIDRLSR; encoded by the coding sequence ATGAGTAGCGTGATCGATCTCAGCTGGTGGCAGCTGGCCCTGGCGGCGGTGCTGGTGTTGGCCCTGGCCGGCAGCATGTGGTTGACCCGCCTGGGTCTGGCCGGCTCGCTGCTGATCGCCGCGGGCCGAACCGTGGTGCAGCTGGCGCTGGTCGGCCTGGTCCTCGAAGCCCTGTTTGCCGTTGGCGCCCTGGGCTGGATCGCGCTGATGGCGCTGGCCATGCTGCTGCTGGCCGGGCGCGAGGTGATGGTGCGCCAGAAGCATCGCTTCACCGGCGGCTGGGCCTTCGGTATCGGAACCGTGTCGATGTTCGTTTCGGCGTTCAGCGTGACCGTGCTTGCGTTGGTGGTGGTGATCGGACCCGATCCCTGGTACTCGCCGCAGTACGCCATTCCGCTGTTGGGCATGCTGCTGGGCAACACCATGACTGGCGTGGCCCTGAGCCTGGACCGCCTGACCGAGTCGGCCTGGCGCGAGCGCGCGCTGATCGAGCATCGCCTGATGTTGGGCCAGACCTGGGTGGAGGCCATTTCCGAGATTCGTCGCAACGCCATGCGCTCGGGCATGATTCCCATCATCAATGCCATGGCCGCGGCCGGCCTGGTCAGTCTCCCGGGCATGATGACCGGCCAGATCCTGGCCGGCAGCCCGCCGGCGCTGGCGGTCAAGTACCAGATCCTGATCATGTTCACCATTGCCGCCGGGACGGGTTTCGGCACCATGGCGGCGGTGTCGATGGGCAGTCGGCGACTGTTCGACAAACGCGAGCGACTGCGCATCGATCGTCTGAGCCGTTGA
- a CDS encoding ATP-binding cassette domain-containing protein has translation MEAEMLELEQLGVGTLANVDLKVAPGEIVCVSGPSGSGKTRLLRAVADLEPHEGRTRLGEHEQAAMPAHEWRRAVMLVPAESQWWHEQVGAHFARPMPDALAELGFEAGVEDWPVMRLSSGEKQRLALVRALSTGPRALLLDEPTANLDDDSAERVEGWLMRLIRERHLPTLWVAHSMAQIERVADRHFRVAGSRLELAA, from the coding sequence GTGGAAGCCGAAATGCTCGAGCTCGAGCAGCTTGGCGTCGGAACACTCGCGAATGTCGATCTGAAAGTGGCGCCGGGAGAGATCGTGTGCGTGTCCGGGCCGTCGGGCTCGGGCAAGACGCGCCTGCTGCGTGCCGTTGCCGATCTCGAGCCGCACGAAGGTCGCACTCGCCTGGGTGAGCATGAACAGGCGGCGATGCCGGCTCACGAGTGGCGCCGTGCCGTCATGCTGGTCCCGGCCGAAAGTCAGTGGTGGCACGAGCAGGTCGGTGCACACTTCGCCCGGCCCATGCCGGACGCATTGGCCGAGCTGGGCTTCGAGGCCGGTGTCGAGGATTGGCCGGTGATGCGCTTGTCTTCAGGCGAAAAGCAGCGCCTGGCCTTGGTGCGCGCGTTGTCGACCGGGCCGCGCGCCCTGCTGCTCGACGAACCCACCGCCAATCTCGACGATGACAGCGCCGAACGGGTCGAGGGCTGGTTGATGCGGCTGATTCGCGAACGTCACTTGCCGACCCTGTGGGTGGCGCACAGCATGGCGCAGATCGAGCGTGTCGCAGACCGGCATTTTCGCGTGGCCGGTTCGCGGTTGGAGCTGGCGGCATGA
- the cysK gene encoding cysteine synthase A produces the protein MIHDNILQTIGRTPVVRVNRLAPKHVDLFVKAEFFNPLSSVKDRLAIGIIEDAEQRGELKPGQTVVEATSGNTGIALAMVCAAKGYPFVAVMVETFSIERRKLMRALGAKLILTPKEEKGTGMVKKAKELADKHGWFLARQFENEANPAYHRNTTGPEILRDFAGRRLDYFVSGWGTGGTLTGAGEMLKLARPGIRIVATEPDQAQLMAGKEWQAHKIQGWTPDFLPKVLKLDIADEIVPVTDEEARDTALALASKEGIFTGISGGGTVAAALKVAEKAEEGKSILAMLPDTGERYLSTFMFEDISEGSDDEWLAEYGTGNN, from the coding sequence ATGATCCACGACAACATTCTCCAGACCATCGGCCGAACGCCGGTGGTGCGCGTCAATCGACTTGCTCCGAAGCACGTCGATTTATTCGTAAAGGCCGAGTTCTTCAACCCACTCTCGTCGGTCAAGGACCGATTGGCCATCGGCATCATCGAAGACGCCGAGCAGCGCGGAGAGCTCAAGCCGGGCCAGACCGTGGTCGAGGCAACCTCCGGCAACACCGGCATCGCGCTGGCCATGGTCTGTGCGGCCAAGGGTTATCCCTTCGTGGCCGTGATGGTGGAAACCTTCTCGATCGAGCGGCGCAAGTTGATGCGCGCACTGGGCGCCAAGCTGATTCTCACGCCCAAGGAGGAAAAAGGCACGGGCATGGTCAAGAAGGCGAAAGAACTGGCCGACAAGCACGGCTGGTTCCTGGCCCGCCAGTTCGAAAACGAGGCCAATCCCGCCTATCACCGCAACACAACGGGTCCGGAGATCCTGCGCGATTTCGCCGGCAGGCGGCTGGACTACTTCGTCTCCGGCTGGGGTACCGGCGGTACGCTCACCGGCGCCGGCGAAATGCTCAAGCTTGCCCGTCCCGGGATCAGGATCGTCGCCACCGAACCGGACCAGGCGCAGTTGATGGCCGGCAAGGAATGGCAGGCACACAAGATCCAGGGATGGACGCCCGACTTCCTGCCCAAGGTGCTCAAGCTCGACATCGCCGACGAGATCGTGCCGGTCACCGACGAGGAAGCCCGCGACACCGCCCTGGCACTTGCCAGCAAGGAAGGCATCTTTACCGGCATCTCCGGCGGTGGAACGGTGGCTGCCGCGCTGAAGGTTGCTGAAAAGGCCGAGGAGGGCAAAAGTATCCTGGCCATGCTGCCCGACACCGGCGAGCGCTACCTCTCGACCTTCATGTTCGAAGACATCAGCGAAGGCTCCGACGACGAGTGGCTGGCCGAGTACGGCACGGGCAACAACTGA